One region of Chryseobacterium sp. SORGH_AS_0447 genomic DNA includes:
- a CDS encoding tRNA modification GTPase, producing the protein MKKICLITGLISACCFSAQIKFEKGYFVNNSGQKSEVLIKNLDWKNNPTEFEFKTDESSEVKKENIKNIQEFGINNERKYVRKTVMVDQSVEILDKISDKKEPQLKEETVFLKYMVEGKANLFYYENRDIRKFFFNIDNSNITPLIYKSYYLTNTQISYNEDYKKQLSESLNCLNKNSVEKIQYQANDLSKAFMSYNSCSAASTAVNYNQVNEKRDLFNLNIRPGLNFSSFETVLSSYYNVDDEVTKFNREAAFRIGLEAEFLLPFNKNKWAIFAEPTFQYYKTEKESVAYAGQFFETKSSRTVDYKSIEIPFGVRHYFFINDRSKVFVNIAYVFDVKMKSEIKYDFQILEISSGNNVAFGAGYKYNDRFSAEFRVSTNRNLLKNYNNFTSNYQTMSLIFGYTLF; encoded by the coding sequence ATGAAAAAAATCTGTCTGATTACTGGACTCATTTCTGCTTGTTGCTTCAGCGCACAAATTAAATTTGAAAAAGGCTACTTCGTCAATAATTCAGGACAAAAAAGTGAAGTTTTAATTAAAAATTTGGACTGGAAAAACAATCCCACGGAATTTGAATTCAAAACAGATGAATCTTCAGAAGTAAAGAAAGAAAATATTAAGAATATTCAGGAGTTCGGAATCAACAATGAACGGAAGTATGTAAGAAAAACGGTTATGGTGGATCAATCTGTCGAAATCCTGGATAAAATTTCAGACAAAAAAGAACCGCAGCTAAAAGAAGAAACTGTTTTCCTGAAATATATGGTTGAAGGAAAGGCGAATTTGTTTTATTACGAGAACAGAGACATCAGAAAGTTTTTTTTCAATATTGACAATTCTAATATTACGCCTCTTATCTATAAATCTTATTATCTAACTAACACGCAAATTTCTTATAATGAGGATTATAAAAAACAACTTAGTGAAAGCCTGAATTGCCTGAATAAAAACAGCGTTGAAAAGATACAATACCAAGCTAATGATTTATCAAAAGCTTTTATGAGTTATAATTCCTGTTCTGCTGCTAGTACCGCTGTCAACTACAATCAGGTGAACGAAAAGAGAGATCTTTTCAATTTGAACATCAGACCGGGACTTAATTTTTCATCTTTTGAAACCGTTCTGTCTTCATATTATAATGTGGATGATGAGGTTACGAAGTTCAATAGAGAAGCTGCGTTCAGAATCGGGTTGGAGGCCGAATTTCTGTTACCTTTTAATAAAAATAAATGGGCCATCTTTGCAGAACCTACTTTTCAGTATTATAAAACAGAAAAAGAGTCCGTAGCCTATGCGGGACAGTTTTTTGAAACCAAATCGTCACGAACGGTTGATTACAAATCCATTGAAATTCCTTTTGGGGTGAGGCACTATTTTTTTATCAATGACCGATCAAAAGTTTTTGTCAATATTGCCTATGTTTTCGATGTAAAAATGAAATCAGAGATAAAGTATGACTTTCAGATTCTGGAAATCAGTTCAGGAAATAATGTAGCATTTGGCGCCGGCTATAAATATAATGACCGGTTTTCAGCTGAGTTCCGTGTCAGTACTAATAGAAATCTTTTAAAAAACTACAATAACTTTACCTCAAATTATCAGACGATGTCTCTTATATTCGGATATACTTTGTTTTAA
- a CDS encoding rhodanese-like domain-containing protein — MSLSEVLKSGNYQLIDVREPMELEMDGAIEGATNIPLGEVEDRQEEILSIEKPVVIFCRSGNRSGKALEYLNTQGLKDGYNGGGWAELKATIEANQGTF; from the coding sequence ATGTCTTTATCAGAAGTTTTAAAATCAGGAAATTATCAGCTCATCGACGTTCGTGAACCTATGGAACTGGAAATGGACGGGGCTATCGAAGGTGCTACCAATATCCCGCTGGGTGAAGTGGAAGACAGACAGGAAGAGATCCTTTCGATCGAAAAACCGGTAGTGATCTTCTGCAGAAGCGGAAACAGAAGCGGAAAAGCATTGGAATATCTAAATACGCAAGGGCTGAAAGACGGCTATAACGGCGGAGGCTGGGCTGAATTGAAAGCTACTATCGAAGCAAATCAGGGAACTTTTTAA
- a CDS encoding alpha/beta fold hydrolase, whose product MHDSLGCTQLWRNFPSQLGKSVQCNVLVYDRLGYGKSFPMFTHERENNYMETEADILNDLLNELKIDHTILFGHSDGGTIALIAASKYPEKISAVICEAGHIFVEDITVQGVKDAWEAYKTTNLPERLAKYHGDKTGMMVKAWTEIWLSDRFKAWNIEPILKNIMAPLLFIQGENDEYGTLDQLEKTVSQVSGTAEKFIIPGAGHTPHKEVPEIVLEKAAEFINSIL is encoded by the coding sequence TTGCATGATTCTTTAGGCTGCACGCAGCTTTGGAGGAATTTCCCGTCCCAATTAGGAAAATCGGTTCAATGCAATGTGCTGGTCTACGACCGTCTGGGATATGGCAAATCTTTTCCGATGTTTACCCATGAAAGGGAAAACAACTATATGGAAACTGAAGCCGATATACTAAATGACCTATTGAACGAATTGAAAATAGATCATACAATCCTTTTCGGTCATAGCGACGGCGGAACCATTGCCCTGATTGCCGCTTCAAAATATCCTGAAAAAATAAGTGCCGTCATTTGTGAGGCCGGACATATTTTTGTGGAAGACATCACAGTGCAAGGCGTAAAAGATGCTTGGGAAGCGTATAAAACGACCAATCTTCCCGAACGCCTGGCCAAATATCATGGTGATAAAACGGGAATGATGGTCAAAGCCTGGACGGAAATCTGGCTCAGCGATCGATTCAAAGCCTGGAATATAGAACCTATATTGAAAAATATTATGGCTCCGTTACTTTTCATTCAGGGCGAAAACGACGAATACGGAACTTTGGATCAGCTGGAAAAAACCGTTTCCCAGGTAAGCGGAACAGCTGAAAAGTTTATTATTCCGGGTGCAGGCCATACGCCGCATAAGGAAGTTCCGGAAATCGTATTGGAAAAAGCAGCCGAATTTATCAACAGCATCTTGTAA
- a CDS encoding nitronate monooxygenase family protein yields MSSFIDFNSAKKLHDMQSQQNRITQLFGIQYPIIQAGMIWHSGWRLASAVSNCGGLGLIGSASMYPDILRENIQKCKKATDKPFGVNVALLYPNLEEIINIILEEGVKIVFTSAGSPKAYTETLQKEGIKVAHVVSSTKFAVKCEEAGVDAIVAEGFEAGGHNGRDETTTFCLIPNVKKHISKPLIAAGGIALGSQMKAAMILGADGVQIGSRFAATVEASAHQNWKQKITELQEGDTHLTLKELAPVRMVKNKFFNELEEIYNTGRNKESLIASLGRARAKKGMFEGDMEEGELEIGQVSALIDEVLPVETVFRNLLAEFNQAGNPSL; encoded by the coding sequence ATGAGCAGTTTTATAGATTTTAATTCAGCAAAGAAACTTCACGATATGCAGTCACAACAGAATAGAATTACCCAACTATTTGGCATTCAGTACCCCATCATCCAGGCCGGAATGATCTGGCACTCCGGATGGAGGCTGGCCTCAGCGGTTTCCAATTGCGGAGGATTGGGATTAATTGGTTCTGCGAGTATGTATCCCGATATTTTGCGGGAAAATATTCAGAAATGCAAGAAAGCTACTGATAAACCTTTTGGTGTAAATGTCGCTTTGCTTTATCCAAATTTAGAAGAGATCATCAACATTATTCTGGAGGAAGGTGTAAAAATAGTTTTCACCTCTGCCGGAAGCCCTAAAGCCTATACAGAAACCCTTCAAAAGGAAGGAATAAAAGTAGCTCACGTTGTATCTTCTACCAAATTTGCCGTGAAATGTGAAGAAGCAGGCGTGGATGCGATCGTAGCGGAAGGTTTTGAAGCCGGAGGCCACAACGGAAGGGATGAAACCACCACTTTCTGCCTGATCCCGAATGTGAAAAAGCATATTTCCAAACCTTTGATTGCCGCAGGTGGAATCGCTTTAGGCTCTCAGATGAAAGCTGCCATGATCTTAGGCGCGGACGGCGTTCAGATCGGCTCACGCTTCGCAGCTACCGTAGAAGCCAGCGCCCACCAAAACTGGAAGCAGAAAATCACCGAGCTGCAGGAGGGCGATACCCATTTGACGTTGAAAGAACTGGCGCCTGTGAGAATGGTTAAAAATAAATTCTTCAACGAGCTCGAAGAAATATACAATACCGGAAGAAACAAGGAGTCTCTTATTGCTTCCTTAGGCCGTGCGAGGGCAAAGAAAGGGATGTTTGAGGGCGACATGGAAGAAGGTGAATTGGAAATCGGACAGGTTTCGGCTTTAATTGATGAAGTTTTGCCGGTAGAAACGGTTTTCAGAAATTTGCTTGCAGAATTTAACCAGGCAGGGAATCCGAGTTTGTAG
- a CDS encoding peptidylprolyl isomerase has product MTNKLKITFLFGIFIMMFGINTMNAQLKKGDLVDGISAVIGDEIVLESDVNEQMNYAKQQGASNIDKCEFLENFLNNKLLVYEAKKDTLIENRSAAIKEQANAKYQQLLSQFPDEKTMLAAYKFRNGFEMKNAIEKIDADQYYGQAKYQRITEKADVTPNEVTDFYNTFKTQLPEIKDEISISQIMMFPKLTEAHKDELINKLKKIKKDIEGGETFESQARIYSEDPGSASNGGLMKNISKGQMVKPFEAAALNLQEGEISDPIESEFGYHIIQLVKKSGKIYDARHILLMATPTDEEMKTAKTKLDSIRGLIQNGKMTFKDAAFRFSDDKRTKFNAGVIPGADGSNKIERETLPGTISYELAGLNKGDITTAFDDEDERKRKVVKIIKIEDVIPAHKITLETDYDRIKQMALNKKKNEMVEKYVNSKLPTTFISIDSRYDSCNFKGNWKKDSVKK; this is encoded by the coding sequence ATGACAAATAAACTTAAGATCACTTTTCTTTTTGGAATTTTCATCATGATGTTCGGTATCAATACCATGAACGCCCAGCTGAAAAAAGGAGATTTAGTGGATGGTATTTCTGCTGTAATCGGTGATGAAATTGTGCTGGAGTCCGATGTAAACGAACAGATGAACTATGCAAAACAGCAGGGAGCTTCTAATATAGATAAGTGTGAGTTTTTAGAAAATTTTCTTAACAACAAACTTCTTGTTTACGAAGCAAAAAAAGATACCCTGATCGAGAACCGTTCGGCAGCGATTAAAGAACAGGCAAACGCCAAATACCAACAGCTGCTTTCCCAGTTCCCGGACGAAAAAACGATGTTGGCAGCCTATAAGTTCAGAAACGGTTTCGAAATGAAAAATGCCATCGAAAAAATCGATGCAGACCAGTATTACGGACAGGCAAAATACCAGAGAATTACGGAGAAAGCAGACGTTACTCCTAATGAAGTAACGGATTTCTACAATACTTTCAAAACGCAGCTTCCGGAAATCAAGGATGAGATTTCCATTTCCCAGATCATGATGTTCCCTAAGCTTACGGAAGCTCACAAGGATGAACTGATCAACAAGCTGAAGAAAATTAAAAAAGATATCGAAGGCGGAGAAACGTTCGAAAGCCAGGCCAGAATCTATTCCGAAGATCCGGGATCAGCATCAAACGGAGGATTGATGAAAAATATTTCCAAAGGACAGATGGTAAAGCCTTTTGAGGCGGCTGCACTGAACCTTCAGGAAGGAGAAATTTCTGATCCGATAGAGTCGGAATTCGGTTACCACATTATTCAGCTGGTGAAGAAATCCGGGAAGATCTACGATGCAAGGCATATTCTCCTGATGGCAACCCCGACGGATGAAGAAATGAAAACAGCTAAGACGAAACTCGACAGTATCAGAGGATTGATCCAAAACGGAAAAATGACTTTCAAAGATGCAGCGTTTAGATTTTCCGACGATAAAAGAACCAAATTCAACGCTGGAGTAATTCCGGGCGCGGACGGTTCCAACAAGATCGAAAGAGAAACACTTCCGGGAACAATCAGTTATGAATTGGCAGGATTGAACAAAGGAGACATCACCACTGCTTTTGATGATGAAGATGAAAGAAAAAGAAAAGTAGTGAAGATCATTAAAATTGAAGACGTTATTCCGGCACACAAGATTACACTGGAAACGGATTACGACAGAATCAAGCAGATGGCCCTCAACAAGAAAAAGAATGAAATGGTTGAAAAGTATGTAAACTCAAAACTTCCGACCACCTTCATTTCCATCGACAGCCGTTACGATTCCTGTAACTTCAAAGGAAACTGGAAAAAAGATTCAGTAAAGAAATAA
- a CDS encoding PfkB family carbohydrate kinase, protein MKLLVVGSVAFDAIETPFGKTDKILGGAATYIGITSSILGVKSGIVSVVGGDFPQEHLDMFTNRDINIEGIEIVKEGKTFFWSGKYHNDLNTRDTLATEVNVLENFDPKIPDSMQDAEILLLGNLHPGVQLSVLERMTNRPKLVILDTMNFWMDSALEILMEMIAKTDVISINDEEARQLSGEYSLVKAAKKIHEMGPKYVIIKKGEHGALLFHDHKVFAIPALPLEDVFDPTGAGDTFAGGFAAYLAKKEKIDFETMKSALIVGSAMASFTVEKFGTERIQEVSEADMFGRLKQFKELTAFDVELQ, encoded by the coding sequence ATGAAACTTTTAGTTGTAGGAAGTGTTGCGTTCGACGCAATCGAAACGCCATTTGGGAAGACAGATAAAATTTTAGGCGGTGCAGCCACATATATCGGGATCACTTCATCCATTTTGGGCGTTAAGTCCGGAATCGTTTCCGTAGTAGGAGGAGATTTCCCTCAGGAACACCTGGATATGTTTACAAACAGAGATATCAATATTGAAGGAATCGAAATTGTAAAAGAAGGAAAAACATTCTTCTGGTCGGGAAAATACCACAACGATCTTAATACGAGAGATACCTTGGCAACGGAAGTAAACGTTCTGGAAAACTTCGATCCGAAGATTCCGGATTCTATGCAGGATGCGGAAATTTTATTGTTGGGGAACCTTCATCCGGGCGTGCAGCTTTCTGTTCTTGAAAGAATGACCAACCGTCCGAAACTGGTAATCCTGGATACCATGAACTTCTGGATGGATTCCGCTTTGGAAATTTTAATGGAAATGATTGCCAAGACCGATGTAATTTCCATCAACGATGAAGAGGCAAGACAGCTTTCCGGAGAATATTCTTTGGTAAAAGCCGCTAAAAAGATTCATGAAATGGGTCCAAAATATGTAATCATCAAAAAAGGAGAGCATGGAGCTCTACTTTTCCACGACCATAAAGTATTTGCGATCCCTGCGTTGCCTTTGGAAGACGTTTTCGATCCTACCGGAGCAGGAGATACTTTTGCAGGAGGTTTCGCAGCTTACCTGGCTAAAAAAGAAAAAATCGATTTCGAAACTATGAAATCTGCATTGATCGTAGGTTCTGCAATGGCTTCTTTCACCGTTGAAAAATTCGGAACCGAAAGAATTCAGGAAGTAAGCGAAGCCGATATGTTCGGAAGACTGAAACAATTTAAAGAGCTCACAGCTTTCGACGTGGAACTGCAATAA
- the gldD gene encoding gliding motility lipoprotein GldD, translated as MFKNAIFIFVALLLVSCGKDPVPKPYGELRLEYPKPQYRKFENNCNYTFEYSDFAKITDAKRPCWYYLNYPKMKAKVFVTYYPIQNDFADHIKEAEKMVYEHTIKASAIDTKSFEYPAKKVYGNFYELKGQSASNLQFYITDSTKHFVTAYLYFNTRPKPDSLAPAIDYIKKDMKHLLDTFEWKK; from the coding sequence ATGTTTAAAAACGCGATTTTTATTTTTGTAGCCCTGCTTTTGGTGTCGTGCGGCAAAGATCCGGTTCCGAAGCCTTACGGAGAGCTCCGTCTGGAATATCCGAAGCCTCAGTACCGCAAATTTGAAAACAACTGCAATTATACATTTGAATATTCCGATTTTGCCAAAATTACGGATGCGAAGAGACCTTGCTGGTATTACCTGAATTACCCGAAAATGAAGGCTAAGGTTTTTGTAACGTATTATCCGATACAGAATGATTTTGCCGACCACATCAAAGAAGCGGAAAAAATGGTGTACGAACATACCATCAAAGCCAGCGCGATCGATACAAAATCTTTCGAATATCCGGCAAAAAAAGTGTACGGAAACTTTTACGAGCTGAAGGGGCAGAGTGCATCCAATCTCCAGTTTTACATTACAGACAGCACGAAGCATTTCGTAACGGCTTATTTATATTTCAACACGAGGCCGAAGCCTGATTCATTGGCTCCTGCGATAGACTATATCAAAAAAGATATGAAACACCTGCTCGATACCTTTGAATGGAAAAAATAA
- the mutY gene encoding A/G-specific adenine glycosylase, translating into MDRSILEKINKEPDFRHIGNKLLNWYKANARDLPFRQTKDPYKIWICEIVFQQTRINQGLGHYNNFIARFPDVKTLAEAEENEVLLYWKGLGYYSRAINIHKAAQQIMTEYQGSFPHEYEEILKLKGVGKYTAAAVSSICFNGKIPAVDGNFYRVLSRVFADGFDISNSRAFNYFSELAHLILPDNVGDFNQAMMDLGSEICRPKNPLCRECPLNEDCLAFSMNRVSEFPVKAKKTKAKDLELKYYFVHRNGQFLIQQRKDDFIWKKLFEFVPEISDELVPYIVGVKTVSHKLTHKNLSIEIYNVEVHSEEAWNHFIAGHNYQVTDVEASHEKSFPKPLETYILNYEEAYQFL; encoded by the coding sequence ATGGATAGATCAATTTTGGAAAAGATAAATAAAGAGCCGGATTTCAGGCATATCGGCAATAAGCTTCTCAACTGGTACAAAGCAAACGCCCGGGATCTTCCCTTCAGACAAACGAAAGATCCGTACAAAATCTGGATCTGTGAGATTGTTTTCCAGCAGACGAGAATCAACCAGGGTTTAGGGCATTACAATAATTTCATTGCGAGGTTTCCCGATGTGAAGACCCTGGCAGAAGCGGAAGAAAATGAGGTTTTGCTGTACTGGAAAGGCTTGGGCTATTATTCCAGGGCGATTAATATTCATAAGGCTGCCCAGCAGATCATGACCGAGTATCAGGGAAGTTTCCCACATGAATACGAGGAAATTTTAAAATTAAAAGGGGTCGGTAAATATACGGCAGCAGCAGTTTCCAGCATTTGCTTTAACGGAAAGATCCCGGCCGTGGATGGGAATTTCTACCGTGTTCTGAGCAGGGTTTTTGCCGACGGTTTCGACATTTCAAACTCCAGGGCTTTTAATTACTTTTCGGAACTGGCGCATTTAATTTTACCCGATAATGTAGGGGATTTCAACCAGGCGATGATGGATCTGGGTTCTGAAATCTGCAGACCTAAAAATCCTCTCTGCAGAGAATGCCCGTTAAATGAGGATTGCCTGGCATTTTCAATGAACAGGGTTTCTGAGTTTCCTGTCAAAGCCAAAAAAACAAAAGCAAAAGACCTGGAATTAAAATATTATTTCGTCCACAGAAACGGTCAATTCCTGATCCAGCAGAGAAAAGACGATTTCATTTGGAAAAAACTTTTCGAATTTGTGCCTGAAATTTCTGATGAGCTGGTACCGTATATCGTAGGGGTGAAAACCGTCAGCCATAAACTGACCCACAAAAACCTCAGCATTGAAATTTACAATGTCGAAGTACATTCCGAAGAAGCATGGAATCATTTTATTGCCGGCCATAATTACCAGGTTACCGACGTGGAAGCTTCCCACGAAAAGTCGTTTCCAAAACCGCTGGAAACATACATTCTGAATTATGAGGAAGCCTATCAGTTTTTGTAA
- a CDS encoding DUF5458 family protein: MDSKLQAAENQQQQGQQQHAGQPKGNPLAELNKIGGFGFVESVVDGIANMNPTRKARKEIFLNDSNKADERKELLQKINLWVDLLESNESADKMADTCKSKAQAADQNLKSNLKNTLDAVRLLETNYRTVAQFYKNTELDKVDNVSIVNASLDQVSDLDNPLFIDAVAEEFKNYYDRLDLRDNYSILAIPGYLGSNKVIEKWAKICNENKVMMITDFANLDKPDDVVDLFHSANLTGGELHRSNVIMTCNWLVGRGKAEEVGEEENVELPPSTSLAGKIHKTLMSQVAAGKKHGNINEVDAVKFELKKSEISQLEKMGLVPMVNEYGKIMAFSAKTLFTGDNIGLQTYSVVRVFDYVTKVLLDFLNRRAFENWNAKNEDDLRRQIVTFLDGIKGPDKLIEKFKIVRFEQDKVNKDRVWLDIRLTPYFPTKSFVIKLDGHKGDDGNEWDAEYLQD; the protein is encoded by the coding sequence ATGGACAGTAAATTACAGGCAGCTGAAAACCAACAACAGCAGGGGCAGCAGCAACACGCCGGCCAGCCCAAAGGTAATCCGCTTGCCGAACTCAATAAAATAGGTGGTTTTGGCTTTGTAGAATCCGTAGTAGACGGCATCGCAAACATGAACCCGACCAGGAAAGCCCGAAAAGAGATTTTCCTGAACGACAGCAACAAAGCAGACGAAAGAAAAGAGCTTCTCCAAAAGATCAACCTTTGGGTGGACCTTCTGGAAAGCAACGAATCTGCAGATAAAATGGCAGATACCTGCAAATCCAAAGCGCAGGCTGCCGACCAGAATTTGAAATCCAATCTTAAAAATACGCTCGATGCCGTGCGTTTGCTGGAAACCAACTATAGAACGGTTGCGCAATTCTATAAAAACACCGAGCTGGATAAAGTAGACAATGTAAGCATCGTAAATGCCAGTTTAGATCAAGTTTCAGACCTTGATAATCCATTGTTCATTGATGCCGTTGCAGAGGAATTCAAAAACTATTACGACCGTCTGGATCTTAGGGATAATTATTCTATCCTGGCCATTCCGGGATACCTGGGTTCCAACAAAGTCATTGAAAAATGGGCCAAAATCTGTAACGAAAATAAGGTGATGATGATTACGGATTTCGCCAACCTTGATAAGCCGGATGATGTGGTGGACCTTTTCCATTCTGCAAATCTTACCGGTGGCGAATTGCACAGAAGTAATGTCATCATGACTTGTAACTGGCTTGTAGGACGTGGCAAAGCCGAAGAAGTAGGAGAAGAGGAAAACGTAGAGCTTCCGCCTTCCACTTCACTGGCAGGAAAAATCCATAAAACCCTGATGTCTCAGGTAGCAGCCGGTAAAAAGCACGGAAACATCAATGAAGTGGATGCCGTAAAATTCGAATTGAAGAAGAGCGAAATCTCCCAGCTCGAAAAGATGGGACTGGTTCCGATGGTAAACGAATACGGAAAAATTATGGCATTCTCCGCAAAAACACTGTTTACCGGAGATAACATCGGCCTTCAGACCTATTCGGTTGTTCGGGTATTCGATTATGTAACCAAAGTATTGCTGGACTTCCTGAACAGGAGGGCTTTCGAAAACTGGAATGCCAAAAACGAAGATGATTTGAGAAGACAGATTGTAACCTTCCTCGACGGAATCAAAGGTCCGGACAAGCTGATCGAAAAATTCAAAATTGTCCGTTTCGAACAGGATAAAGTAAATAAAGACAGGGTTTGGCTGGACATTCGCCTGACGCCTTATTTCCCTACCAAAAGTTTTGTTATTAAACTGGACGGACACAAAGGAGACGACGGCAACGAATGGGATGCAGAATATCTTCAGGATTAA
- a CDS encoding type VI secretion system contractile sheath small subunit produces the protein MAMFNYGVGGNEVKVDANEAIQQIQENKSLIVSQLTTEESYVPEIVTGLKTVDDVFRHFQPSVHVQHETEDGNVVEEEFRFQNLADFTPKNLTQKSEYLQQLSMEQEQYNKIVRQLKTNKILRNMLENDQTRAAFIEVLKEVAQELEK, from the coding sequence ATGGCAATGTTTAATTATGGCGTTGGCGGAAACGAAGTAAAAGTAGACGCTAATGAAGCTATCCAGCAGATTCAGGAGAATAAATCGCTGATAGTAAGCCAGCTTACAACAGAAGAATCTTACGTTCCTGAAATTGTAACAGGATTAAAAACCGTGGACGACGTCTTCAGGCATTTCCAGCCTTCTGTGCACGTTCAGCATGAAACGGAAGACGGTAATGTAGTAGAAGAAGAGTTCCGTTTTCAGAATCTTGCGGACTTCACCCCAAAAAATCTAACGCAGAAATCAGAATATCTACAGCAGCTGAGCATGGAGCAGGAGCAGTACAACAAAATAGTACGCCAGCTGAAAACCAATAAAATTCTGCGCAACATGCTGGAGAATGACCAGACAAGGGCTGCATTCATCGAAGTATTGAAAGAAGTGGCACAAGAACTTGAAAAATAA